From a single Saccharomyces kudriavzevii IFO 1802 strain IFO1802 genome assembly, chromosome: 15 genomic region:
- the AVO1 gene encoding Avo1p (similar to Saccharomyces cerevisiae AVO1 (YOL078W); ancestral locus Anc_3.126): MDTVTVLNELRAQFLQVCPEKDQMKRIIKPYIPIGGSNTEQCLDSSIRELYTNSDGLNVLLELESPPISKDFMENYASLGKMRIMRENEGQKGKTTQSLVQTEKVEDDEEEKRNQQDKSAKNTLIVEENGTLRYNPLNSSTSNSLLNGEGQTSDKHHKASTKEGSCSNSSVELQKKSSKRSSLPFVRIFKSRRDHSSASGSKNAFHTTNTRSRTPSLHPPGPRHNKKGSKFDMNFDFDENLEEEDDDDDDDEEGDDIHSQFFQLDDDFDTKSSGASSVQKGSNGMSNIKNNFSNTNNRNSISILDDRESSNGNMGSASRLKPHFPTSQKGKNFLIENKNDGQKSDPLKIIKGANGDGGSNSGNGSIGRDGLTETESNNISDMESYINEKDLDDLNFDTVTSNINKTVSDLGGIEPGSDGTANKNEASQGSHSNGDEFSSQNHDGSTPGSSYGKSLLGSEYSEERYLNNESSTMESGEMSLDSDIQTNTMPSHSIPMSMQKYGIYHGDDDSTLNNVFDRAVLTMNSSRHPKERRDTVVSGKESTSFASSSRKLSVSSNLTSTKSPLLRGHGRTSSTASSDQMKIPKFSDGVFHRPRKSTLTLKQDHTQSNVSATAHKSSKEGNFLIERTTDYLESKPKASQLSNMFNKKKKRTNTHSTDVLDYFSFVCGDKVPNYESMGLEIYIQGSKKYKRHSFTTKVRKSSTIFEVIGFSLFLYSTEKKPDNFEEDGLTVEEISNPNNFALKIVDEDGEPFEDNFGKLDRKSTIQSISDSEVVLCKVNNMEKSRNEIETPLPFDIGGGVMAASNLDANSSHSTTEGTINQLSFYKPIIGNKDDIDKTNGSKVIDVTVYLYPNVNPKFNYTTISVLVTSHINDILVKYCKMKNMDPNEYALKVLGKNFILDLNDTVLRLDGINKVELISKKDARELHLEKMKPDLKKPVLPTIQSNDLTPLTLEPLNSYLKADAGGAVAGGAAAAVPENAKVTSKAKKISAKYKLSLAKQHSSSSVASGNGSTAGGLVNGNGFFKNKNSSKSSLHGTLQFHNLNRSQSTMEHTPDTPNGVGDNNFQDLFTGAYHKYKVWRRQQMSFINKHERTLAIDGDYIYIVPPEGRMHWHDNVKTKSLHISQVVLVKKSKRVPEHFKILVRREGQDDIKRYYFEAVSDQECTEIVTRLQNLLSAYRMNHK, from the coding sequence ACAGGATAAAAGCGCAAAAAATACTCTGATAGTCGAGGAAAACGGAACACTTCGTTATAATCCATTAAATTCGTCTACTTCaaattctcttttgaatGGTGAAGGCCAAACTAGTGATAAACATCATAAAGCCTCTACCAAAGAAGGCTCATGTTCAAATAGCTCAGTGGAGCTCCAAAAGAAATCTAGCAAGAGGTCATCACTTCCTTTTGTAAGGATATTCAAAAGTCGAAGAGATCATTCAAGTGCTTCTGGAAGTAAGAATGCTTTTCACACAACTAATACGAGATCAAGAACACCAAGTTTGCACCCGCCTGGCCCACGCcataataaaaaaggcAGTAAATTTGATATGAACTTTGATTTCGACGAAAACCtggaggaagaagatgatgatgacgatgatgacgaagaaggCGATGATATACACTCACAATTTTTCCAGTtagatgatgattttgatacCAAAAGTTCTGGGGCCAGTTCAGTTCAAAAAGGCTCTAACGGCATGTCCAACATTAAGAACAACTTTTCTAATACCAATAACAGAAATAGCATCAGTATTCTTGACGATAGGGAGAGTTCAAATGGTAATATGGGAAGTGCTTCACGACTTAAACCACATTTTCCTACCAGtcaaaaagggaaaaattttttgattgaaaacaagaatgaTGGACAAAAATCGGATCCACTGAAGATCATTAAGGGTGCAAATGGAGATGGAGGCAGCAACAGCGGCAATGGATCTATTGGAAGAGACGGCCTGACAGAAACAGAAAGTAACAATATATCGGATATGGAATCGTAcattaatgaaaaagacTTAGATGACTTGAATTTTGATACAGTAACCTCAAATATTAACAAAACAGTATCCGATTTGGGGGGAATTGAACCTGGAAGTGACGGGACAGCTAACAAAAATGAGGCCTCGCAGGGCAGTCATTCTAATGGTGATGAATTCAGTTCTCAAAACCACGACGGAAGTACTCCTGGCTCATCGTATGGGAAGTCTCTTTTAGGGTCAGAGTATTCAGAAGAGCGCTATTTGAATAACGAGTCATCAACCATGGAGAGTGGCGAAATGTCCCTTGACTCGGACATTCAAACAAATACCATGCCTTCCCATTCCATACCAATGTCCATGCAAAAATACGGCATTTATCATGGCGATGATGACTCTACTTTGAACAACGTCTTTGACAGAGCTGTATTGACTATGAATTCATCACGACATCCCAAGGAAAGACGTGATACTGTTGTATCGGGAAAAGAGTCGACCTCCTTTGCCAGTTCCAGCAGAAAACTATCCGTTAGTTCGAATTTGACATCCACAAAGTCTCCGCTGCTTCGAGGACATGGAAGAACTTCATCAACAGCTAGCAGTGACCAAATGAAAATTCCGAAGTTTTCTGATGGTGTATTTCATagaccaagaaaaagtacCTTGACACTGAAACAAGATCATACTCAATCTAATGTGTCAGCAACTGCTCATAAGAGCTCAAAAGAGGGGAATTTTCTTATTGAGAGAACAACTGATTACCTAGAGTCTAAACCCAAGGCATCTCAGTTGTcaaatatgttcaataaaaaaaagaaaagaacaaatacCCATTCTACAGATGTGTTagattatttttcatttgtatGCGGTGATAAAGTACCGAATTATGAATCCATGGGTCTCGAAATATACATTCAAGGCTCTAAGAAGTATAAAAGACATTCTTTTACTACCAAAGTGCGGAAATCGTCCACCATCTTTGAAGTAATaggattttctttatttttatattccaCTGAGAAAAAACCGGATAATTTTGAGGAAGATGGATTGacagttgaagaaatttctaATCCAAATAATTTTGCATTGaaaattgttgatgaagatggtgAACCATTTGAAGACAACTTTGGTAAACTAGATAGGAAGAGCACTATTCAATCAATTTCGGACAGCGAAGTTGTGTTATGTAAAGTCAATAACATGGAGAAATCTCGAAATGAAATTGAGACACCTTTGCCATTCGATATCGGTGGCGGCGTAATGGCTGCTTCTAATTTGGATGCTAATAGCAGTCACAGTACAACCGAAGGCACCATTAATCAGTTAAGCTTCTACAAGCCTATTATAGGTAATAAAGATGATATCGATAAGACAAACGGTTCCAAAGTCATTGATGTGACAGTATATTTGTATCCTAATGTGAATCCCAAATTCAACTATACCACCATTAGTGTTTTGGTGACTTCACACATCAATGATATCTTGGTAAAATATTgcaagatgaaaaatatggaTCCTAACGAATATGCATTGAAAGTGCTGGGTAAGAACTTTATACTGGACTTAAATGATACAGTATTAAGACTTGATGGTATTAATAAAGTGGAACTTATTTCCAAGAAGGATGCAAGAGAACTGCATCTGGAGAAAATGAAGCCAGATCTAAAGAAGCCTGTCCTGCCAACAATTCAAAGTAACGACTTGACCCCGTTGACTTTGGAACCTCTGAACTCATATCTGAAGGCAGATGCTGGAGGAGCTGTGGCTGGAGGAGCTGCGGCTGCGGTTCCTGAGAATGCCAAAGTAACATCCAAGGCTAAGAAAATTTCCGCTAAGTATAAGCTGAGTTTAGCGAAGCAacattcttcttcaagcGTCGCTAGTGGAAATGGCTCGACTGCGGGGGGCCTCGTGAATGGAAATGGGTTtttcaagaacaagaattcATCGAAGTCCTCGTTGCATGGAACACTACAGTTTCATAACTTAAATCGTTCGCAGAGCACGATGGAGCACACACCTGATACTCCCAATGGAGTTGGAGATAACAACTTCCAAGATTTGTTTACCGGTGCGTATCATAAATATAAGGTATGGAGAAGGCAGCAGATGTCATTCATAAACAAGCATGAAAGGACTTTAGCCATTGACGGCGACTACATATACATCGTACCCCCGGAGGGACGAATGCATTGGCATGATAATGTAAAGACCAAATCATTGCATATCAGTCAAGTAGTTCTTGTTAAGAAATCCAAAAGAGTTCCAGagcatttcaaaattctcGTGAGAAGAGAGGGACAAGACGATATCAAGAGATACTACTTCGAAGCTGTTTCAGATCAAGAGTGTACGGAAATTGTTACTCGCTTACAAAACTTATTGAGTGCCTATAGAATGAATCACAAGTAA
- the MDM20 gene encoding Mdm20p (similar to Saccharomyces cerevisiae MDM20 (YOL076W); ancestral locus Anc_3.130), producing the protein MSEKIQEEILGLISKSSFKQCYAKLEQLQKQFPNAVYFKILETYVRFKQSPAKFDYKKLLDEPYGFKGTKITGDTRSLEFLHNFFVELGRYDEALHVYEKGNFKFPSYELSYHWFTKALEDSNYNQMSKASLQLAKYSDSGNLPKRAYYFWNAVSTLALMRFQKNTLSEPKKAVLAKLASQSLLDLKPFQNVQEIIVYCLVLDELFPESREISEEIVAVTFVNFDTSVNLYLKNFILKHVKLLDSPQKLFEVCSKLIEKGLDDYELIINLIDAAYRLSKTQEELQRWIDRNLGDSRNTRLARLKIDIVYANAVSESSLSYYLSKYHNKPCCSVDLNHYANHIDMAMLKNVMAKYDPEGEDLIHHCNALELRLFENHWINDYNKFKETLIKKPVTDYSSCSKFILELIKSICKETNPDLKDILLCITILENYQTNDPHNFDTMCWLIVLYMYLGLVPDAYFHFSNLKIKNVQTDSMDYMIFTRFSTLFPNKQGDFYSKTFREHNNLYDVSLNNLPRYIQVAFERNSYSKVLGMFEMKDKLTKSYTRWMKTLENLQFSRLCNDKRGNLLQKLHADWRSLEMSGNISFSDNRDLSILDNNSAQFLSRDKILEYANLNDESILLAFIRELIIEALPTGEKTKEITALLEKLPLGDIKELLNNNLTEVESISFQIFFEIYENDGKELHDLISKLVEIPTNAKKNWKISHIYLTKIATLKTLDGLKRVKSKDIQKLIKNSLKELRACCDDIFKEYSNDLTHAFEELQNSESSKLLKELDFKPESIKTIKNSLLSIQKNVRNL; encoded by the coding sequence ATGTCCGAGAAGATTCAGGAGGAGATTCTGGGGCTAATAAGCAAATCCAGCTTCAAGCAGTGCTATGCAAAACTGGAACAATTGCAGAAACAGTTCCCGAACGCGGTGTACTTCAAGATACTTGAAACTTATGTCAGATTTAAACAGTCGCCCGCTAAATTCGACTACAAGAAACTACTGGATGAGCCATACGGTTTCAAAGGAACTAAAATTACGGGTGACACCCGTTCGTTGGAGTTTTTACACAATTTCTTCGTAGAACTGGGGAGATACGATGAGGCCTTGCATGTGTACGAAAAAGGGAACTTCAAGTTTCCTAGCTACGAATTGTCGTATCATTGGTTCACGAAAGCTTTGGAGGACTCGAATTATAACCAAATGAGCAAGGCATCTTTGCAGCTGGCCAAGTACAGTGATAGTGGGAATCTGCCCAAGAGAGcatattatttttggaatGCGGTCTCGACTTTAGCCCTAATGAGGTTCCAGAAAAACACTCTTTCCGAACCTAAGAAAGCTGTGTTGGCTAAGTTGGCAAGCCAATCTCTGTTGGACCTGAAACCGTTTCAAAATGTCCAGGAAATTATCGTTTATTGTTTAGTGTTGGATGAACTGTTTCCTGAATCTAGGGAAATTTCAGAAGAGATTGTTGCAGTCACTTTTGTCAATTTCGACACTTCGGTAAACttgtatttgaaaaatttcatcttgaaGCACGTGAAGTTACTAGACTCCCCAcaaaaactttttgaagtttgttCAAAacttattgaaaaaggccTTGATGACTACGAATTGATCATAAACTTGATTGACGCTGCTTATAGGCTCTCTAAAACTCAAGAAGAGTTGCAACGTTGGATCGACAGAAATTTGGGCGATTCAAGGAATACTAGGCTGGCACGCTTGAAAATCGATATAGTCTACGCAAATGCTGTTTCGGAGTCGTCTTTGTCATACTACCTTTCAAAGTACCATAATAAGCCCTGTTGTTCGGTTGATCTAAATCATTACGCAAACCATATAGACATGGCTATGCTCAAAAATGTTATGGCTAAGTATGATCCAGAAGGTGAAGATTTGATTCACCACTGTAATGCTCTTGAATTGAgactttttgaaaaccaCTGGATTAATGATTACAATAAGTTCAAGGAAACTTTAATAAAGAAGCCTGTTACCGATTATTCATCCTGCTCTAAGTTCATATTAGAATTAATCAAAAGCATATGCAAAGAAACTAACCCAGATTTAAAGGACATACTTTTATGCATAACAATATTGGAGAATTACCAAACCAATGACCCTCATAATTTCGACACTATGTGTTGGCTAATTGTCTTATATATGTATCTAGGCTTAGTCCCTGATgcttattttcatttttcaaacttgaaaatcaagaatgTTCAAACAGATTCCATGGACTATATGATTTTTACGAGATTTTCGACTTTATTCCCGAATAAGCAAGGCGATTTTTATTCCAAGACTTTTCGTGAGCACAATAATTTATATGATGTATCGTTGAATAATTTACCTAGGTACATTCAGGTAgcatttgaaagaaattcgTATAGTAAAGTATTAGGTATGTTCGAGATGAAGGATAAACTAACGAAATCTTATACCAGATGGATGaaaactttggaaaacttACAGTTCTCACGTTTATGCAATGACAAACGTGGCAATCTGCTACAAAAATTGCACGCGGATTGGAGGTCTTTAGAAATGTCTGGAAATATATCATTTTCCGACAACAGGGATTTATCCATACTGGATAACAATTCTGCTCAATTTCTCAGTCGGGATAAGATTTTGGAGTATGCGAACCTGAATGATGAATCAATTTTGTTAGCTTTCATTAGAGAACTTATCATCGAGGCTCTGCCAACTGgagagaaaacaaaagagaTAACCGCACTCTTAGAAAAACTTCCATTAGGTGATATTAAAGAGCTTTTGAATAATAACCTGACTGAGGTTGAGTCGATATcattccaaatttttttcgaaatTTACGAAAATGACGGTAAAGAGCTGCATGATTTAATTTCTAAATTAGTTGAAATTCCTACAAacgcaaagaaaaattggaaaatctCTCATATTTACCTCACCAAGATAGCAACTTTAAAGACACTAGACGGTCTGAAAAGAGTCAAGAGTaaagatattcaaaaattaatCAAGAACTCCCTCAAAGAATTAAGAGCTTGTTGTGACgatattttcaaagaatattcTAATGATCTAACACACGCGTTCGAGGAATTACAAAATAGTGAATCTAGTAAGTTGCTAAAGGAACTGGATTTCAAACCCGAAAGTATCAAAACcataaaaaattcattacTAAGCATTCAAAAGAATGTACGGAATTTATAA
- the BRX1 gene encoding ribosome biogenesis protein BRX1 (similar to Saccharomyces cerevisiae BRX1 (YOL077C); ancestral locus Anc_3.129): MSSIYKALAGKSKDNKLEKKQGNVKQFMNKQRTLLISSRGVNYRHRHLIQDLSGLLPHSRKEPKLDTKKDLQQLNEIAELYNCNNVLFFEARKHKDLYLWLSKPPNGPTIKFYIQNLHTMEELNFTGNCLKGSRPVLSFDQRFGSSPHYQLIKELLVHNFGVPPNARKSKPFIDHVMSFSIVDDKIWVRTYEISHSTKNKDEYEDGEEDISLVEIGPRFVMTVILILEGSFGGPKIYENKQYVSPNFVRAQAKQQAAEEAKSRADAAVERKIKRRENVLAADPLSNGALFN; encoded by the coding sequence ATGTCTTCTATCTACAAGGCCCTCGCAGGAAAGAGCAAAGATAATAAATTGGAGAAGAAGCAAGGTAATGTAAAGCAGTTTATGAATAAGCAAAGAACTCTTTTGATCTCAAGTAGAGGTGTCAACTACAGGCATCGCCATTTGATCCAAGATTTGAGCGGGTTATTGCCTCACTCCAGAAAGGAGCCAAAACTGGATACTAAAAAAGACCTTCAACAATTAAACGAAATCGCAGAGTTGTATAACTGTAACAATGTTTTATTCTTCGAGGCCAGAAAACACAAAGATTTGTATTTATGGTTATCCAAGCCACCAAATGGTCCCACCATTAAATTTtacattcaaaatttgcatACCATGGAGGAACTAAATTTCACAGGTAACTGCTTAAAGGGTTCTCGTCCAGTATTGTCCTTTGACCAACGTTTTGGATCCTCTCCACACTACCAATTGATTAAGGAGTTGCTAGTACATAACTTCGGCGTGCCACCAAATGCCAGAAAGTCCAAGCCATTCATCGACCACGTCATGTCCTTCAGTATCGTGGATGATAAGATATGGGTAAGAACATACGAGATTTCTCATAGTACCAAAAACAAAGACGAATATGAAGATGGTGAGGAAGACATATCATTGGTGGAAATTGGTCCAAGATTTGTCATGACTGTCATATTAATCCTGGAAGGTTCCTTCGGTGGTCCAAAGATTtatgaaaataaacaatacGTCTCACCAAATTTCGTCAGAGCTCAAGCTAAACAACAAGCTGCTGAAGAAGCAAAATCTAGAGCCGACGCTGCTGTGGAGAGAAAGATTAAGAGAAGAGAGAACGTTCTTGCTGCGGATCCTTTATCAAATGGTGCCTTGTTTAATTAG
- the ATP19 gene encoding F1F0 ATP synthase subunit k (similar to Saccharomyces cerevisiae ATP19 (YOL077W-A); ancestral locus Anc_3.128) encodes MGAAYHIMGKAIPPHQLAIGTLGLLGLLVVPNPFKSAKPKSVDIKADNKDEERFIENYLKKHSERQEA; translated from the coding sequence ATGGGTGCCGCTTATCACATCATGGGGAAAGCTATCCCTCCACATCAACTCGCAATTGGAACATTGGGGCTGCTAGGTTTATTAGTTGTTCCAAATCCTTTCAAAAGTGCAAAGCCAAAATCTGTCGATATCAAAGCAGACAACAAGGACGAAGAGCGATTCATTGAAAACTACTTGAAGAAACACTCAGAAAGACAAGAAGCCTGA